In Pseudomonas coleopterorum, the genomic window GTCGTGGCTCGAACGGCTGATCTTCGATCACCGTCCCGCCGTCATTGCCCTGTGCCTGCTGATCAGTCTCGTGCTGTGCTGGCAGGCCATTTCGATTCGCCCGGCCACCAGCTTCGAAAAGATGATCCCGCTGCAGCACCCGTTCATCGAGAACATGCTCGCCCACCGCGACGATCTCGCCCACCTGGGCAACAGCGTACGCATCGCGGTGCAAACCACCGACGGTGACATTTTCAGCGCGGCCTACATGGAAACCCTGCGCCAGCTTCACGACGAAGTGTTCTACCTGCCAGGTGTGGACCGTGCCGGCTTGAAGTCGCTGTGGAGCCCCAGCGTGCGGTGGACCGAGGTCACCGAGGAGGGCTTCGCCGGCGGCGAGGTGATCCCGCAACGCTACGACGGCACGGCGGCGAGCCTGGAGGCGCTGCGCAGCAACGTGCTGCGCTCGGGGCAGGTCGGCCGCTTGGTGGCCAACGATTTTCGTTCGAGCATCATCGAGGTGCCGCTGCTTGAACGCTATCCTGATCCGCAACGTCCCGGCAGGTTGCTGACACTCGATTACCAGCAGTTTTCCCATCAGCTCGAAGATCGCATTCGCAAGCAGTTCCAGGCGCGCAATCCGCAAATCAAGGTGCACATCGTCGGCTTTGCCAAGAAGGTGGGTGATCTGATCGATGGCCTGATGAAAGTGGCCGCGTTCTTCGCCGTGGCCGTGCTCATCACGACGCTCCTGCTCTACGCATTCACCCGCTGCGTGCGCAGCACCGTGGCCGTGTTGACCGCGACCCTGGTGGCCGTGGTCTGGCAAGTGGGCCTGATGCACGCGATCGGTTTCGGGATCGATCCGTATTCGATGCTGGTGCCGTTTCTGATCTTCGCCATCGGCATCTCCCACGGGGTGCAGAAGATCAACGGAATCGCCCTGCACGCGAGCACTGCCGATGACGCGCTGGTGGCCGCGCGAAGGACCTTTCGGCAGCTGTTCCTGCCCGGCATGGTCGCCATCCTGGCCGACGCGGTGGGTTTCATCGCCTTGCTGGTCATCGACATCGGCGTCATCCGCGAGCTGGCAATCGGTGCCTCGATAGGCGTCGCGGTGATCGTCTTCACCAACCTGATCCTGCTGCCCGTGGTCATTTCCTACATCGGCATGCGGCCACGCGCAGTGGCCGACAGTGTGCGCGAGCAGGCTTTCTGGCGCGCCTTTTCACGCGTGGCCAGCCCGCGCGCGGCAGCGGTCTCGATCGCCGTGGCATTGCTGGCGGGCGCCGCAGGCCTGTGGTACGGCCAGAACCTGCAGATCGGCGATCTCGATCAGGGCGCGCCCGAACTGCGTCCCGATTCGCGCTACAACAGCGACAACCGGTTCATCATCGAGCACTACGCCACCCGCGCCGACGTGCTGGTGGTGATGGTCAAGACGCCGGTCGAAGGCTGCTCGACCTACCCGACGATGGCGGCCATCGACGACCTGATGTGGAGCCTGGACAACATCCCCGGGGTGCAGTCGACGGTTTCCCTGGTCAGTGTGGCGCGGCAGACGATCAAGGGCATGAACGAGGGCAACCTCAAGTGGGAAACGCTGAGCCGCAACGCGGCCGTGCTCAACAGTGCCGTCGCACGGGCAGAGGGTCTGTACAACGCCGACTGTTCGCTGGCGCCGATCCTGATCTATCTCGACGATCACAAGGCCCTCACCCTGGAGCGCGTGGTGGACGCGGTCCAGGCGTTCGCTGCGGAACATGATCGCGACGACCTGCAGTTCCTGCTGGGCGCCGGCAATGCCGGAGTCGAGGCGGCGACCAACCAGGTGATCCAGGCCCGTGAGCCGCAGGTCCTGATGCTGGTCTACCTGTGCGTCGCGGTCATGTCCCTGCTGATCTTTCGTTCCCTCGCCGCGACCCTGTGCATCGTCCTGCCGCTGATGCTGACGTCGGTGCTGGGCAACGCGTTGATGGCGTTCATGGGGATCGGCGTGAAAGTCGCAACCTTGCCGGTGATCGCCCTGGGAGTGGGCATCGGCGTGGACTACGGCATCTACCTCTACAGTCGTCTGGCCAGCCACCTGCGCGCCGGACTGCCGCTGCAGCAGGCCTATTGCCAGACGTTGCGATCTACCGGGCGAGCGGTCCTGTTCACCGGGCTGTGCCTGGCTTGCGGGGTGGTGACCTGGGTGTTCTCGGACATCAGGTTCCAGGCCGACATGGGCCTGATGCTGACCTTCATGCTGCTGTGGAACATGCTTGGCGCCTTGTGGTTGTTGCCGGCACTGGCGTGGCTGCTGGTCCGGCCTACAACGCTTCGGCCCGCCCCAGCACCACACTGAGGGCATTGCGTGCGTCGTCCAGCTGGACCAGCGTGGCATGCCGGGCCCCCAAAGCGTCGCGGTTCTCGATGGCGGTAAGGATCGCCTTGTGCCGCGGCAGGGCCAGCTCGTGCAGGTTGGGCCGCTGGTTGGAATGACGCAGGGCCTCGCGCAGGGCCAGCGACAGCATGTTGCACAGGTGCGCGAGCAGGTCGTTGTGGGTGGCGTCGGCAATGCGGCTGTGGAAATCCAGATCGGGCTGCAGCACGTCGTCGACCGATCCGGCCGCTTCCATGCGCTGGTAGGCCTCGCCGATCGATGCGACTTCGGCGTCGGTGGCATGCTGGGCCGCCAGCGCCGCTGCCGCCGGTTCGATGATGGTGCGCACGCTGGTCAACAGGGCGAAGAATTCGTTCTGCGGCGTGCTTTGCATGACCCAATGCAGGACGTCCGGGTCGAGCATGTGCCATTCACGGCGCGGCTTGACCACCGAGCCCACCCGCGGCTTGGAATACACCAGACCCTTGGCCACCAGGACCCGGGTGGCTTCGCGCAGCACCGGGCGGCTGACCGCATACTCTTCACACAGCAGGGCTTCGGCGGGCAGGCGGTCGTCGGGCTTGAAGCGACCGGAGACGATTTGCATCCCCAGTTCCTGGACGATCCGCGAGTGCATGCTTTTGCGATCTGAAGGCTTGCGATAATCCATGGGGCGCGTTTGGTCCTTGGGGCAGGTAATGCGCGATGATAGCACCTGCGCGCCAAGTATTCGGGCGGGGTGTCAGAGCCCTTGTTGCAGGTTCTTGCGCAACGACAGCAGGCTGGCCTGCAAGGCGCGCAACTCCGCGCTGCTGTGGCAACTGGCCTTGACGATGTTCAGCGGCACGGACTCGGCCTGGTCGCGCAGGGCCCGGCCCTGGGGCGTCAGCTCGACGATGACCACGCGTTCGTCATCCTTGCTGCGGGTACGGCTGAGCAGGCCTTCGGCTTCCAGGCGTTTGAGCAGGGGTGTCAGCGAGCCGGGGTCGGTCAGCAACCGGGTACTGATTTCGCCCACGGTCATGCCGTCTCGTTCCCACAGCACCATCATGGTCAGGTACTGCGGGTAGGTCAGGCCCAGCGCTTGCAGCAGGGGTTTGTACACCTTGGTCATCAACAGCGATGTCGAGTACAACGAGAAGCACAGCTGATTATCCAGCAGCAGGCTGTCGTCCGCGGTGACTGCC contains:
- a CDS encoding MarR family winged helix-turn-helix transcriptional regulator — protein: MNTESTHDRAVTADDSLLLDNQLCFSLYSTSLLMTKVYKPLLQALGLTYPQYLTMMVLWERDGMTVGEISTRLLTDPGSLTPLLKRLEAEGLLSRTRSKDDERVVIVELTPQGRALRDQAESVPLNIVKASCHSSAELRALQASLLSLRKNLQQGL
- a CDS encoding FadR/GntR family transcriptional regulator; protein product: MDYRKPSDRKSMHSRIVQELGMQIVSGRFKPDDRLPAEALLCEEYAVSRPVLREATRVLVAKGLVYSKPRVGSVVKPRREWHMLDPDVLHWVMQSTPQNEFFALLTSVRTIIEPAAAALAAQHATDAEVASIGEAYQRMEAAGSVDDVLQPDLDFHSRIADATHNDLLAHLCNMLSLALREALRHSNQRPNLHELALPRHKAILTAIENRDALGARHATLVQLDDARNALSVVLGRAEAL
- a CDS encoding efflux RND transporter permease subunit codes for the protein MIFDHRPAVIALCLLISLVLCWQAISIRPATSFEKMIPLQHPFIENMLAHRDDLAHLGNSVRIAVQTTDGDIFSAAYMETLRQLHDEVFYLPGVDRAGLKSLWSPSVRWTEVTEEGFAGGEVIPQRYDGTAASLEALRSNVLRSGQVGRLVANDFRSSIIEVPLLERYPDPQRPGRLLTLDYQQFSHQLEDRIRKQFQARNPQIKVHIVGFAKKVGDLIDGLMKVAAFFAVAVLITTLLLYAFTRCVRSTVAVLTATLVAVVWQVGLMHAIGFGIDPYSMLVPFLIFAIGISHGVQKINGIALHASTADDALVAARRTFRQLFLPGMVAILADAVGFIALLVIDIGVIRELAIGASIGVAVIVFTNLILLPVVISYIGMRPRAVADSVREQAFWRAFSRVASPRAAAVSIAVALLAGAAGLWYGQNLQIGDLDQGAPELRPDSRYNSDNRFIIEHYATRADVLVVMVKTPVEGCSTYPTMAAIDDLMWSLDNIPGVQSTVSLVSVARQTIKGMNEGNLKWETLSRNAAVLNSAVARAEGLYNADCSLAPILIYLDDHKALTLERVVDAVQAFAAEHDRDDLQFLLGAGNAGVEAATNQVIQAREPQVLMLVYLCVAVMSLLIFRSLAATLCIVLPLMLTSVLGNALMAFMGIGVKVATLPVIALGVGIGVDYGIYLYSRLASHLRAGLPLQQAYCQTLRSTGRAVLFTGLCLACGVVTWVFSDIRFQADMGLMLTFMLLWNMLGALWLLPALAWLLVRPTTLRPAPAPH